The region GGGGTCAAAGGCGGATATCTGAATCCCGGTGCAGCCACCTCCTACGATCCGATCACGCAATATGTTTTGCTCCCCAACGAAACCTGGATTCGTCAAGGGGTGGGTGATCGCGTTCAGGGGTTTCCAAAACGCATTCTCGATCTGGGCTGTGGTACAGGTTCCACAACGGTTCTGCTCAAACAAAAGTTTCCCCAGGCTGAGGTGATCGGGGTCGATCTGTCGCCGTATATGCTGGTTGTTGCTGACCGGAAAGCTACGAAACAAGGGCTTGCGATTGAATTTACCCAAGCCAACGCAGAACAGACGGGCTTTGCGGACGAAAGCTTTGATCTGGTCACGGCATCACTGCTTTTCCACGAAACACCACCCTTTGTGGCAATCAACGTTCTGCGCGAAGCCTTCCGGCTTCTAAAACCTGGTGGTGAGGTGATTATCTTGGACGGCAATCAGGCTACCCTACGCCAAACAGAATGGCTGATGGATATTTTTGAGGAACCCTATATTCGGGACTACGCCGAGGGCAGCGTGGATGCATGGATGGGGCAGGCCGGGTTTGAATGGGTTCGCACTGAGCCGCATTGGTGGACGAATCAAATTAGCTGGGGTGTGAAACCTAGCGTCGTTGGTGATCTCCATCAAACGACTACCGCGATCGACGAGACCCCTCAGTGGGCGATGGGATAACAAAAGGGCGATCGCCCTCTCCGTAGATCTGCGCCTTCTTCTTTGCGTCCCCCAAAGGAGCGTATTGGTCTCCCATAGAAGTCTCAGATCTAGATTCAGTCGGTTGTTCACCCTTTATTCATGGGCGAGGACGGAGGCCAAAATGCCGATAGCGCCAATAATCGTGCAGAATACGATCGTGATCAAAACAAAGCTTGGGCGGCGTTTGCCACGGTTCAAAAATCCCGACGGTCTTCGCATCATCCCCTGCGAGGGGATCTCCGTGGGCGATCGCTAAAAATACAACACTGATCGTATGCTTGCGGGTATCTCGCGTCGGGTCGGAATAGACGTAAAATTGCTCAATTAATTCAACCGCTAGCCCCAACTCCTCCTGTGCTTCCCGGCGGGCTGCATCCTCAATTGATTCACCGTAATCTACAAATCCGCCCGGAATCGCCCACCCCAGTGGAGCATTGTGGCGTTCGATCAGGATGATGGGACGATGGGGGCGATCGCTCAGTTCGACGATGATATCAACCGTTGGGATGGGATTGCGGTAGGTCACGAATTTGCTCAGGTATGGAATCGGTGCTATGGAACCTAGCGATCGCCCCTCAGCAGGCGTCGAACCGTTCGCAACAAC is a window of Synechococcales cyanobacterium T60_A2020_003 DNA encoding:
- a CDS encoding methyltransferase domain-containing protein, with amino-acid sequence MATGRETLWEKFLAPVVRLMIDEDALRAEYESLNWEMESDRFRNPSLPLPEYYTSKNFHGVKGGYLNPGAATSYDPITQYVLLPNETWIRQGVGDRVQGFPKRILDLGCGTGSTTVLLKQKFPQAEVIGVDLSPYMLVVADRKATKQGLAIEFTQANAEQTGFADESFDLVTASLLFHETPPFVAINVLREAFRLLKPGGEVIILDGNQATLRQTEWLMDIFEEPYIRDYAEGSVDAWMGQAGFEWVRTEPHWWTNQISWGVKPSVVGDLHQTTTAIDETPQWAMG
- a CDS encoding NUDIX hydrolase; the protein is MTYRNPIPTVDIIVELSDRPHRPIILIERHNAPLGWAIPGGFVDYGESIEDAARREAQEELGLAVELIEQFYVYSDPTRDTRKHTISVVFLAIAHGDPLAGDDAKTVGIFEPWQTPPKLCFDHDRILHDYWRYRHFGLRPRP